ATTGGAGGCCAACAAGTACAGGCAGATGAACATCAAGAATATGGATCACCGGCTGGGGTTGGATTTTATGGTTCTTATGAATATCCCGAAGAAGAATCTCAACCAGATGACTCTTCAACTGAAGGGTCTACAGAAATACCTTCCCCGGAAAAGCCAATAGAGGATGAGCCGCCTCAACGTGAAACTGGTATTAATCAATTAACCAGTAAACCTGTAGGAAGAGTATTTCCTCATACAGGGGAAATGAATAACCGCTATATTGGATTGATCGGTAGTTTGATTGTCGTGATGGCTATATTGATCGTCCTTATAAATAGAAAAAAGAGTAAAGAGGAGAACGTATAATGAAATTTATCAATTTAAAATCAGCAGCAGTATTAATGATTCTAGGATCAATGACTGCTTCAGGAATGAACGCATATGCAGAGGAAAATTATGAAAGAAACTATCAAAGTGGCGGTCTCGTTGAATTTGTTCCGGATACAGATCCAACTGATCCCGTTGATCCAACGAATCCAGATCCTAACAATCCTGTGGCGCCTTGGGATCCAACAACACCTGACCACAAACCGACCCCAGGAACAGATGGCCCATTAAGTATAGATTTTGCATCAAGCATTGACTTTGGTAAAAATAAAATTACCAACAAAGATGAATTATACTATGCAGAACCACAATATTTATGGAATGAAGATCATTCAGACTTTGAACCAGCTTCTGCAAAACCTAACTATGTCCAAATATCTGATAAACGTGGAACAAACGGTGGTTGGACACTGACAGTTAAACAAGATGCACAATTCAAAAATGAAGCAACATTAAACAAAGAGTTAACAGGTTCACAGATTAAATTTACGCAAGGTCAAGCTGCGTCAAATAGCACAAGTGTAGTAGCACCAAAAACTGTTGATATGACTTTAGTGCCAGGAACAACTACCAACGTTATGGCAGCAGATAAAGGTGCGGGCGCAGGTACTTGGGTAGACCGTTTTGGCACACTTGAAGAGGTTGAAATCAATGGTCAAACAGTGAAAAAAAATAAAGCAATCACGTTATCTGTACCAGGAACAACACCAAAAGATGCAGTGAAATATGAAACAACATTAATTTGGTCCTTAACAGATGTACCAGGAAATGCAACAGAAGCAGAATAATCATAAAAAAATAATGAAATAGACAGAGGAGAATAACAACATGAAATCAATCAAATTAGCAACAACAGCAGGAGTATTATTATTTAGCACAGTATTATTTGGCACACAAGCACTAGCTGCACCAGGTGTTTTGCCTGCAAATCGTGACACAGATGCACAAGTAAAATTTATAGAAGATGATGCGCCAACCGATCCTACTGATCCAACCAACCCAGATCCAGAAAAACCAGTTGTTCCAGTAGATCCAACCAACCCAGATCAACCAGTAGAACCAGGTACAAATGGACCGTTAAGTTTAGATTATGCTTCAATTTTAGACTTTGGGACGCAACTGATTTCTAACAAAAATCAAACCTACTTTGCAAAACCTCAATATTTAAAAGACAAAGATGGCAATGTTGACGAAGTAAATCCAGTACCTAACTACGCTCAAGTAACAGACAAACGTGGTGGTGAAAAAGGCTGGGCGCTTAGTGTGAAACAAAATGGTCAATTTAAATCGTTAACAAATAAAAAAGAATTAACTGGTGCCCAAATCACTTTCCTAAACGGTGAAGCAGCTACAGTATCTTCTTCAAACGCCCCAAGTACTGTGAAAGAAACATTCAGCTTAGGGACTGATGGTATTGGTGTAGCTGAAAATGTGATGGCTGCAACTACAGGCGAAGGCTTTGGTACTTGGGTTTATCGTTTTGGGGATGCAACAACAATGAAAGAAAGTATTAAATTAGACGTTCCAGGTTCTACAGTTAAAGAAGCAGATACTTACAAAACAACTTTAACTTGGACTTTAACAGATATTCCAGAAAACACTGAAGAATAAACATAAGAGTAACATGTTTAGAATGAGATAAGATCTGGTGAAAATTAGTAAATTCAAACTCTGAGTAGCGAGAAGTAATTAAGAGCGTTGATGAGAGAATAAGTAATACTTATTTTCTCACCAACAATCAGCTGCAAATCACTCAATTAAACAAGCGAAGCATACTATTTTTATCTGTTCTTTTCTTGATTCTATTTACATATGCAAATATAGGAGGAAAATAATAATGTTAAAATTAAAAAGGTTATGGATTTTTTCTTTAATCCTATTTATTAGTTTAGTAGGTTTTATGCCAAAAGTAGAGGCTTCAGAACTAAAATTTAGTGTTGAACCGGTACTTCCAGAAAATCAAAGGAGTAAAGGACATACTTATTTTGATTTGAATATGAAACAAAATCAAAAGCAAACACTAAAAGTCCACATGCGCAATGATACAGATAAAGAAGTAATTGTGAAGCCATCCATTCATGCAGCGACAACGAATATCAATGGTGTTGTTGAATATGGTGAGTCAAATACCAAGGTTGATGAGACAATTCAATATAATATTGAAGACATTGTTAAATCGTCTGTGGACGAGATCAAGGTTCCAGCTAATGGAGAAACAGACTTAGACTTGAATGTTCAAATGCCAGAAGCAAAATTTAAGGGAGTTTTAGCAGGAGGAATTACTTTAGAAGAAAAAGAAGCAGAAAAAAAAGAGGAAAAAAATAAAGCACAAGGGCTGGCTATTGAAAATAAATATGCCTATGTTGTAGCTGTTGTCTTACATGAATCAGAGGAAAAAGTTGCTTCAGAATTAAAACTTGCCAAAGTAGAACCTGGACAAGTAAATGTTCGAAATGTGATTAATGCAACGATTCAAAATACTCAACCTAAGTATATGAACCAACTATCCGTCAATACAAAGATTACTAAAAAGGGCGAAAAAGAGGTATTATACTCTTCTGAAAAAGAAGGGATGCAAATGGCACCGAATAGTTCTTTCGACTATCCAGTCTCACTAAAAGGAGAAGCGTTGAAGCCAGGTAAATATACATTGGACATGACAGCAACCTCTATGAAACAAGATTGGCATTTTACCCAAGATTTTGAAATTAAAGCCGATGTTGCTAAAAAACTAAATAAAACAGACGTAAGTATTAAAAAGGAAAATAACTGGATGTATCTCTTGATTGCTCTTTTATTTATTTTAATTATCATTTTACTGGTGGTACTCTTATTTAAGAAGAAAAAAGAAAAACAGGTGAATACCAACAAAGGAAAATTGAAAAAGAAAAAAAAGAAGAATAAGAGCCGATAATACTAAATCGTTTATTTGAATAGGTCAAATGAAGGAGAGGCTTTCAGCTTCAGTGGGTTAATTTTTACAAGGATAATGTTTTTGTAAATACGAATATAAATCGAGATAAGAGGGTCTGATTTTATTTCGATTTTACGCGTATTTGGATCCAGTGAATAGAAATAAACATAAGGTGTGAACAAAAATGAGTACTATAGGGTTAATATATATGAGAGTTGAGGAAGAAGAAGTCAAGACCGACTACTTAGAAGAATATCAAGAAATTTCTTTATTAAGCAACAAAGCAGAACTTTTTGAACGATTAAATCAGTTTGAGGGCGTTATTATTGTTGAAGAAGAAAAAAATAAGTTAGGTGAAACTTGCGAATTGATTATGGCAATTAAAAAGCAATCGGCTTGTTTTATTTGGCTTGTTTCA
The Enterococcus silesiacus DNA segment above includes these coding regions:
- a CDS encoding cell surface protein gives rise to the protein MKFINLKSAAVLMILGSMTASGMNAYAEENYERNYQSGGLVEFVPDTDPTDPVDPTNPDPNNPVAPWDPTTPDHKPTPGTDGPLSIDFASSIDFGKNKITNKDELYYAEPQYLWNEDHSDFEPASAKPNYVQISDKRGTNGGWTLTVKQDAQFKNEATLNKELTGSQIKFTQGQAASNSTSVVAPKTVDMTLVPGTTTNVMAADKGAGAGTWVDRFGTLEEVEINGQTVKKNKAITLSVPGTTPKDAVKYETTLIWSLTDVPGNATEAE
- a CDS encoding cell surface protein; this encodes MKSIKLATTAGVLLFSTVLFGTQALAAPGVLPANRDTDAQVKFIEDDAPTDPTDPTNPDPEKPVVPVDPTNPDQPVEPGTNGPLSLDYASILDFGTQLISNKNQTYFAKPQYLKDKDGNVDEVNPVPNYAQVTDKRGGEKGWALSVKQNGQFKSLTNKKELTGAQITFLNGEAATVSSSNAPSTVKETFSLGTDGIGVAENVMAATTGEGFGTWVYRFGDATTMKESIKLDVPGSTVKEADTYKTTLTWTLTDIPENTEE
- a CDS encoding cell wall anchor protein is translated as MLKLKRLWIFSLILFISLVGFMPKVEASELKFSVEPVLPENQRSKGHTYFDLNMKQNQKQTLKVHMRNDTDKEVIVKPSIHAATTNINGVVEYGESNTKVDETIQYNIEDIVKSSVDEIKVPANGETDLDLNVQMPEAKFKGVLAGGITLEEKEAEKKEEKNKAQGLAIENKYAYVVAVVLHESEEKVASELKLAKVEPGQVNVRNVINATIQNTQPKYMNQLSVNTKITKKGEKEVLYSSEKEGMQMAPNSSFDYPVSLKGEALKPGKYTLDMTATSMKQDWHFTQDFEIKADVAKKLNKTDVSIKKENNWMYLLIALLFILIIILLVVLLFKKKKEKQVNTNKGKLKKKKKKNKSR